Below is a window of 'Nostoc azollae' 0708 DNA.
TTTGGTGGTTGCAACCAGTGAGAAGTAAGATTTTTGCAGCAACTAACTGTTTAGTTATATTAAACACTAGTTGTGTCACAAATGGATACAAACAATTATTAAATTTTTCTATACTAAGCCAAGTTTCTAGTTATCTGGTTGTAAATGGCAATTTGTAATTATCCCCCTCTACCACTTCTTAAGATTATTGTACTTAGTAGCCTCTATTGCTATATATAGCTTCCGTAGTTTGCTTAAGCTAAATTGTTACCAAACCTTGATATCTTTGTAATTCTTATCATTAGCTGCAATTATCCTCATTGATTCCACAGAGTTCCCACAGGAACTTTACTAGTTTTCCACAGAAGCTCTACGAACCAATCAAGTCTTACTGACTTACTGGGGATTTTATGCTTTGGTAACTAAACAACATTCATAACTGAACTGAGATTTTATTAAGTTAAGTAACAAAAATATAGCTATAGTCTTGATTATTTCGTCAGTCATTATTTTTTATCTACTAAGTTTTAAAATTTCGCAGCATTGACAAACCAACCCCCTCTTAGCACACAATGATTCGGCTTGCTTTTTTAGTCCGTCCCATCCTTAGCATCGAGTTTGGAAATTATTTACCTCAGATATGAGTGCGGATTGTCAACCTGGCGAACAATTGCTGAAAACTCTTAACGCAAGCAACATCTCTTGATGGGCTTTATAGAAGGAAAATCTTATAAACACAAAGGTTAGTATCTTTACTGAAATCCCTGAAACACTCCAGGAATCCCTAAAAAACTATTTAGAAACTCATCCTGATTGGGATCAAACCCGAGTATTAACTGCGGCGTTATCGCTGTTTTTGCTCCAAAATGGAGATAGCGATCGCTGTGCAGATCGTATCTACTTAGAAACTTTATTTCATGAATGCTGAGTTGGAATATATACAGCCTTAATGTCGCCATAGATTATACATACTTACATTGGAAATGCTGCTATCTGCTATCGATCAGAATGATAGCAGATAGCATGATGCCTAGCGGCTGTCTAGACCCACACTACAGCTTTTGATAACTCTCGTATAATCAGGATTTGAGAATTTGAGCGTGTTCTAATAGCTCTGGCAAATACTGTATGTCCTTGATGGTTTAACCCATCAAGGGCTATTAGTTGAAATTCAGCAGATCAAAAATTTTCATCAACTTAGTAAAATACAGTTGTTTGCCTGAGTGAACACACCGGAAAACAGCATTGGTTTAAAAGCAAGTGCTAAGGGCAGCCAGAACTAAGAGTCGAAATACTCATGAGAACAGACTCTTTTAATATCCAAGAGTTTTGCTAAAATGTTCATTGGTTAGAAATGAACAAACTTTATAATCTACTGAAGATGTAAGCATTCGGCTAATACCTAACGGCACGCTACGCGAACAGGAGTCATCTTTTTCAAGCTAACCCCAAAAATACCTATTTGATAATTAACCAACTTCTCAAATGTTCTGACTCCTGAATTCTTACCTGAAGATTAGGATTTAACGTCTTGCTGCGGTTGAGTAGGACATTCAAATTTATACCCTACACCCCGTACAGTTTGGATTAATGCCGGTTGACCAGCATCAATTTCAATCTTCTTGCGAATTTGACCGATGTGGACATCGACAACTCGCTGGTCTCCCACATATTCATAGTCCCAGACCTCTTGAATAAGTTCTGATCGCCGCCAAACTCGACCTGGATGACTAGCTAAAAAATGTAACAAATCAAATTCTAAAGCAGTTAACGGCACTGGTTGGTTATTAAATGATACTTCCCTCCGTACCGGATCAATCATTAATTTTTCAAAAATCAGGCGTTTTTGTTCTGCGGTCGTCACAACCCGCTGACGCCTCAAAATAGCTGCTACTCTGACTTCTAACTCTCCTAACCCAAATGGTTTGGTGAGATAGTCATCAGCACCTTTAGAAAAACCACGAATTTTGTCGGATTCATCCGTCCGGCTAGTCAGCATGAGTACAAAAACACCATTACGGCTTTGCATGTCTTGGCACAGGTTAAACCCGATGGCATCTGGTAAATTTACATCTAGAATTACCAAGTCTGGGTTAAACTGCTCAAATAGAGCTAGGGCTGCCTTACCATCTTCGGCAGCTTCTACTTGATAGTTCTGTCTAATCAAAAAGCGTTGGATTAAATTCCGAACGGCTGGGTCGTCATCAACTACAAGAATCTTGGCAGCAGCCATGACCATCACTTTACACAAAACTTCATTATGATTAACAAGGTCATTGCGTAAAAACACAATTTCCACTTTGGCACTTATTAAGAATCTACAAAGGCCAGCTACGAGTATCCTGATTGTTCAAATAAACTGTAATCAGAATTATGAAGGATTTAGGCATCAATCTTATGGTAATCAGGTCTGCACTTCAGTATATCTACTAAATGGTTGTTCTGACACTACCTGTGAACCCAGATATTCATAGTAGTGGGGTCAATGAAAGCATCAACATAAACCTTCCAACCTTTAGAAGTGAACTGCAACATCATGATATTTGCGTTGATTCAGCTAATTAGCATTTAAATTGCATTATTCCAATTTCGAGGTAAAAGTTGTAGTAAACACCCCCTGTTAGCATAAAGTGGCATAGAGATAGCTCCTCTGCATCTGCCTACGTAAATGTGCAACTTGGGATTTTAGCAAGCAAAACAGTATTCCTGCTGTTCTATCCAAAAGGCGATGGGATTGATTATGCACTGTACGATGACAATATGTTAAAGTAACTATAGTTAAAATTCGTGGGTCAAACAAACTAACCCGTGCTAATATCCTGTTAAAGGATAAGAACAGGTTGGAACAACTGTTTCGATCAAAATAAAAATTAAGGTTGTTTTTTATTCCACAAAAGACTACCGCTTACCAAGGCTGAATTTACAAACTGCCATGAGCGATCAAAATCCCTACGAAAAACTTGGGGTATCAGAAGATGCTAGCTTCGATGAAATTCAGGATGCTCGCAATCGCCTGTTAGAGCAACATGGTGGTGATGTGAAGTATTTAGAATTGATTGAAGCAGCCTATGATGCAATTCTAATGGAACGCTTACGGATGCGCCAAGAAGGAAAAATTAAAGTACCTGAGCGTATTCGTTTTCCAGAAATGCGAGTCCAATCTCCTCAGAAAGAAAGTCCTATTCCTCGTGAACAGTCACCTATGTGGCTCCAAAGAATGTTGGATCAACCGAGTTTGCCAGAGGTACTGATACAAGGGTCTTGGTATTTGGGTTTAAGTGCTATCACTGTGTTTTTCCCTGCGGCAAGTGATCAGATTTTGCAGTTAGCATTAGTGGTAGGTGTAGGAATCAGTATTTATTTTCTTAATCGTAAGGAAAACAAATTTGGTCGAGGAGTTTTGTTAACATTGGCTGGACTAATTGTTGGTTTAATAGCTGGGGGATTGATAGCTACCTGGGTATTACAGCAAATGCCATTTATCAGTGTGACAAAAAATCAGTTCTCTACGGTTCTGACTTTTATCTTGATGTGGGTAATTAGCAGCTTTTTGCGTTAGTTAAGATTGGATACTGAAATGTGATTCAAACTAAAATATCCCAGACAGAAATAACGTATCAACTAAATCAAGTTAGGGGGTAAAATTGACACTCTCCAGGAAGATAGCCACGGAGATTATTAAGCAGTCCAAAAAGGGACTTTTAAAGGCGTAGTTAATGCATCTCTAGTAACTCCAATGAGATTTAATCCCAATGTCGCCTTTACTTTTCTCAAGATATTCGCTGCCCCATTGTTTGGCTAATGTCTGCCTTGGATGACTTATATGTCCTTCTGATGCCTACTTTCCTTTTTCTCTTAATCTTTTTGTCCGTATTTGATTTGATTTTTTGAGTTCGTCGCTGGCTGGTATTTTTGAAGTTGTTTTGCTATCTATTCCCAAAGGTCTCTCTAGCTCTGCTATCTATTCCCGCAGTGCTGTATTTTCTTGCTCTAGCTTCTCTATTCTTTGATATTTTTCTTCTGGACTAGTGCTTGAACATTACCATCTTTCTTCCCTCATCGGAATATCCCTGACATTCATACCTGGGCAGTTACAATTAAACATTAAGAATGAATACAGCATAAGCTTTTCAGAGATTTGGAATGGGTGGTTTATTTCCGCCATCGTGTACTAATACCGCAAGCTTAAAGTTTCTAACCGGTAGCAAACTGGAATAATATGTGCTAAAATTTACACAGGCTTAGAAGTTAAATATTCCGTATATTCACAATTGTATTATTTTTTTATAAAAGCATACTATGTAGCCCAATAACTTTTAATTATCTTAGGTATTATGAAATCTATTCTACAAACCTACGTAGATCAAGAAATATGGTTATTGATGAGAGATAAATGGTTTTTTGCCACAATTATCAGAGTTTCCGATGAATTGTTGTGGTTTAAACACAGAACTCACAATAAAGAGACAGAAGAAGATACTTTGTGGGAAAGGGTTGTAAAAATCAGTGAAGTAGTTGCTATTGATAAAGTCATATCTGTTATTAGTAGAAAACCGGATGTATTTATGTCCAAGTTATTGGAAGTCGATAATCACATCAATAATCATCAACAAGAACATGAAAAATAAAGCCAGTTGGTGATGCTAGAGCCTGTATAGATAAGACAGCAACCTCTGTGGTATTTGCTGTTAGATATGGTTTTATGTTAATTGGCAAATTTGGGCGAACTTGCTATGGAGTAAGGTAGCGATGCCTATGGCGAGCAAAGCGATCACACTCCATTCAGAAGATTATGTACGATACATGGGAACACCTAGTCTGCGTTGCCGTTTTTGTAACAGAAATAGGGGTAAAGACAAGATATGCGCAAAATTTATCACGATGTAAAGTCTTGTAACAAATTTACTCAGAAGCCTAAATTTAACTTTTCCTCTAGTGCTGGTAGAATCGCATCAAGATCAATCAGATAATCACCAAATGCTTGATCTGACTGGTTAAATAAGGACTCAAAGCCGCTAAATCCTCTTAAACTAATATGTCTCTGATTGAGAAAACTAAGCATTCTTGATGTAATAACGCCTCTCATGTGACGTGCAGCTTGAGTCGCCCCTAGATTGCATCCATAAGTAAAAGTGGTTAATAAATAGCGTTCTGTAGACCGGTCTAATTTTGAATCAGAACTACTCAAAGGACCAAAATTTCGGGTAAAGTTTGTCCAGTAATCCACATCTCTGAGAATATCAATTAAGTTACGGTCTGGCATTGCAGAGATTAAGGCCTCTAAATTTTTGAGAGAAGCACTCTCACGATTAGCTAATGGACTTTTTAAAACAAGTTCTCCTTGCTCGCTAATAATGACAGATGTATTATTCGGATAGCCTAGATCTACTGCCGATGCTGTTTGGGTTAATGAATTTTTTAAATTCTCGACAAAATCTTCAGCCTGAGTAGGAAAGCCTAATTGTTGACAGTATGCTTCAACTAATGGCTGACAGTCGTTCCAAGAAAGTAATTGTTCTCTATAGTCAGCATAAGCCTCACTGTTAAAGACACAAATATCCCCTGACTTTAGTTCAACAGCGACATAAGAAAAAATACAAATCTCAAAATTGAGGCGCATCACCTTTGGTAACATCTTTAGACTGAACTATCACTAACGTTTGCCATTGCTGTGAAATAAAAGATAAATCAACTTCTGTTCCTATCCACTCCCCCCGCCGATGGGAATTAGACAGTAAAATTTCCACGGCTTTAACCAACTTATCGTCACTACTGGTAGATTCTATCTACAGGGATTTAAATACTCGAAAGAATGCACTACGATGACTTTTATAAAATCGCCATAATAAAGGGAAGTAAGAGCGAATCGCTTTTTTATGACGGGATAAAGTTGGTGGATATTGATAGCTAAAACTCCTATCTTCTCGAAGATCCAGTGCCATCCGAATATGCTTGATCATAGTGAGAGGGATGTCTGCTATTTGGGGGAAATAGCCTAATCTCTGAAATACTTTGAGTAAAACTAGCAAATTAAAATAGTTATCTTCCCAAGTCGTAACTTTTAACGCGAATGCTATCTCTATCCTCGTGGGAGTGTAAGTTCTATCGAGTTCATTGGCGGTATAGTACCGTTTGAATCTGGGATAAGCTGTCCGTTCAATTGATGCCACGAGTGAGAGAAAAGATGGTTATTTTCAGTTTACAGGAGCATTGTTATCGCCCCAGAAGGCTCAATCTGTCCAAAACGATTCAAATCTTTGGGGGGACATCTGCGTGTAGCGAACTGTATGGTGAATATTTTTGTGTCCTAAGTAGTCCTGAATCGCTCTGGTATCATGACCCTGTGAAGCAAGATAATAGCCACAAGCATGACGCAGTTGATGAGGATGAACAGATTCGTTAAGTCCAGCTAATTCTCCGGCTCTGGCTATAATGTGAGGGATAGTTCGGGTGGACAGGGGAGCTTTGCGCTCGGAGACGAATACATACTGGGTTTCAGGATAATCTCGTTTAATCTGACGTAATGCGCTCAATTCAGGAGCGCGTAGGGGATGAATGCTATCATGCCCATGTTTTACTCTTCTTATCTCTATATAGCCATCGTTCAAATCAATTTGTGACCATTTCAGAGAAACTAACTCTGCCGTGCTAAGCCCATGCCGAAACATCAGTAAAATAATGGCTGCATCTCGAACTCCGTGCGTTCCGAATGAATGCGCCGCTTTGATCATCGCTTCCACTTCCTTTGGACGCAAATATTCCCGCTCTCGCTTTGAAGCTACTTTGACAGGGGGAGGAGGGTGAGAAACCATCTTTGCCGAAAAGGGAAGCTGGGGTGGTTGAGTAAGAATGGCTGAAAGCTTTATTATCTGTTTCTCTCTCCATCAAACATTGCCTAAATTGAACCCAACTAGGCAATGTTTGAAAGACATAAATACATGACTACTTTACACAACTTTATATCGTGATAAATTTTGCGCGTATCTTGTCTTTACCCCAAATACAGTTGCGATTAACCCCTACTGACTGGTGCTATTCTGGGATAGAATCCCAACAACCACTAATTATGCTCAAGCGTTCCAAGTTCGAGACAACCCAGTCTCAGATTATGCATCGGGCTGAGGAGCTTATTAGCGCGGCCTCAAATCGCTATCGGATCACAGTTCAAGTGGCGAATCGTGCCAAGCGTCGGCGTTATGAAGATTTTGAGAATAATGAAGATGCAATGATGAAACCCGTACTCAGAGCAATTATTGAGATGTCTGATGAAATGACTCAGCCAGAGATTATCGGCGAATTATAACTACTGATAGGGTATTGGAGATTGGGAAGAGTTTTGTCTCTGTTCTCAGTTTCCAGTTCCCTTTTTGCACTACACAATAATATGAAAAAGAAAAAACTTTTATTTGTACGGTTTAACTTAGGACTGATCACTGGTTTAATCACAGTTAGTTTCATTACTTTAGGTTCAGGAAGTGCAAATTTTTTCACTATTTCACCTGCAGTAGCTCAGAGAATTAGTCCTAGTGATGTTTGGCAACTGGTGTATACACAATTACCAGATATGCCAAAAGAAAACCTATACAAAAATAAAGATACTGGAAAAATTGCTGAAAATAACACCTTAGCAAGTCGTTTCATTCGCTATCACATTTATGTCAAAGGCAGATACCCCATATATCGTTTAGATTGGAAACTCACCTTAGCTGATTACCTGGATGCCAATGAAACAATATATGAAGCATCATATCCGGGTAATGATTCCTTAAAGCAAAATCCCTTAGAGGGGGATTGCACCGCCATAGCTAAACTCACCCGCAAACAACGCAACAGCCTAGTCCAAGTCCTTGTAAATATCTTTAACCCGCCATCTTAAATATATATCTCCTCACATCCAACTAATCAACCCCTCAGCATTTTACTTTGCGTTCCTCTGCGTTGAAAAAATAATCATGCAAAGAGTCATCAAAAGCGGAATAGGTTGGCGTATAGGCTGGAACCCAGACGCATCAGAATTCAAAGGCTTAGTTGGTACAGACGACTGGGCGATAGAATTCACCGAACTTGAATTAAACGACTTTTGCCGCTTATTCAATCAGCTTGCAGACACAATGAAGCATTTAGCCACAGAATTAATGGAGCAAGAAAAAATTGCCTGTGAAGCAGAAAGCGATTTATTATGGATGGAGGTAGAAGGCTATCCCCAATCCTATAGTTTACACTTCATCCTCAATACAGGGCGGTGTGTAGAAGGAAAATGGGATCCTGAAGCTGTACCAGAATTACTGCAAGCTACAGAAATGCTGAAAGTTTTTTAATTTTTTTGAATAAAAGGCTTGCTATTTTCTTGGAACTTGTGTTACTCTCGTAAGAGTGACTTAATTAAGTTTAGATTCACAAATTTGGAATAAACCCCCAATCCAAAATCTTAAATTGAGAATCTAAAAGTTAAGTTAACGGGGCGTAGCGCAGCTTGGTAGCGCGCCACTTTGGGGTAGTGGAGGTCGTGGGTTCGAATCCCGCCGCTCCGATTTAAAATCAGTTATTCAAACAATAGTAATCACTGAACTTAATATACGACTGTTTCAGTGACAACACCTTTTAATGGTTTATCCCAATTATCAATTGGTAGTTGGGATAAATAAGCGAAATCAAAGACGATTCCTATGGTGGGTATTTTCGCCCAAGTGGGAGAAGTCAACAAACGGTCATAATATCCACCACCATAACCTAAACGGTATCCTTGGCGATCGCAAGCTACACTGGGGACGAGAATTAAATCGACTTCAGCAGAATTGATGATTGGCGCTTCTGGGTGTGGTTCAGGAATTCCATAATTGCCCATTTGGGGCATATCATCCGGTTGCCATAAGTGCCAAAATAGGGACTTACCAACACAACGGGGAAAACCCCAGCGGCGTTGAGAATCGCTAAAAAGTGGGCCAATATCAGGTTCTTGACGAAAGCTGAAATAAGCCAGGATAGTAGTTGCTTGGTTAAAAATAACAGATGTTTGGAGTTGAGAAGAAATGCGATCGCTCTTTTCTCTCCACTCTGGAACAGTCATATATTGACGAATTTTCAGCAAACTACGGCGGAGTTCTGTCTTCTTTAGTGGTGAATCAACTTTTTGCAATGTTCAATTTTCAATGTTTTGAATCAAAGTTTTTTAGGGTTTAGCACTGCTAAACCCCTACACATAAATTTTTCTTACACAGCGTTGTGACGATACCAATCAATGGTATTTCTGAGCCCTTCTTGGAAACTGACTTGAGCAGTAAATCCAAAGGCTTCCTTCGCTTTTTCCGTATCTAAACAGCGTCGTGGTTGTCCATTAGGTTTGTCAGTTTCCCAAACAATCTCCCCTTCATACTCCATCAACTCACAAATCAGATTAATTAAATCGCGAATGGAGATTTCATCACCCGTACCCAAATTAATGGGTTCAGATTCATTGAAAAACTGAGTACCCATAACAATACCCCGTGCCGCATCTGTGGAATACAGAAACTCGCGGGTAGGAGAACCATCACCCCAAACAGGAAGTTGCTTTTCTCCCTGAATTTGGGCTTCGTGAACTTTACGAATTAAAGCCGGAATAACGTGGGAACTACTGGGGTTAAAATTGTCTTCAGGCCCGTATAAGTTCACAGGTAGCAAGTAAATACCATTAAAGCCGTACTGCTGACGGTAGGATTGTAGTTGAACTAACAGCGCCTTCTTAGCCACTCCATAGGGGGCGTTAGTTTCTTCTGGATAGCCATTCCACAAATCTTCTTCTTTAAAGGGGACTGGGGTGAATTTAGGATAACTGCAGATTGTACCAACACAGACGAATTTTTCTAAACCCACTTGATAAGCAGCATGAATTAGGTGGACTCCCATCATCAAGTTATCGTAGAACAACTCTGCAGGTTTTTCGCGGTTTAGACCAATACCACCAACATGAGCAGCTAAGTGAATGACTATATGTTGTTGGTCAACTGCACGTTGGCAATTTTCCCATACTCGTAAATCACAATTGTACGATCGCGTAACTGTAATCTTCTCACGGTCAGCCCCAGCTTTGCACAGTTGATCTATCACTTGACGACCTAGAAAACCCGAACCACCAGTGACAAGAATGCGTTTATTTGTTAGTTCTAAGGCAGTCATATTTTTATCCTTAGCAGTGTAAATCAAAAGTGGAGAGCACCTAGTTCCTGACGAATAGTAGCAATATCTGGGGGTTGTTGTGAACCATTGCCATTAGGGGAAGTGTAACCCAGTGCCTGTAAATCAGCTTCTACCATCAAAGAAACCAGTTCTTCAAAAGTAACTGAAGGTTTCCAACCTAACTGCTGCTGTGCCTTAGTAGGATCACCAATTAACAAATCTACTTCCGCAGGTCTTAAATACCTTTGATCAAACTCCACATAATCTTCCCAATTGAGATTCACATAACCAAATGCTAATGCCAAGAACTCCCGCACTGAGCGAGTTTCACCCGTAGCAATCACGTAATCATCTGGCTCGTCTTTCTGCAACATAAGCCACATGGCTTTTACATAATCTTTAGCATAACCCCAATCACGTTTGGCATCCAAGTTGCCCATATATATACTTTTCTGTTTGCCAGCCACTATGCGAGCAACTGCTCTCGTAATTTTACGGGTAACAAAGGTTTCACCACGCCGGGGTGATTCATGGTTGAAAAGAACACCATTACAAGCAAATAAGTTGTAAGATTCTCGATAATTTACTGTTTGCCAGTGGGCATAAACTTTAGCACAAGCATAGGGACTACGGGGATAAAAAGGTGTAGTTTCACTTTGGGGTACTGCTTGCACCAAGCCATACATTTCTGAAGAACCAGCTTGGTAGAAACGTACTTGAATACCTGTGCGTTGTTGATAGTCACGGATGGCTTCTAACAAACGTAAAGTTCCCATTCCGACCGAATCTACTGTATATTCTGGTGAATCAAAGCTAACTCTGACATGAGACTGAGCGCCTAAGTTATAAATTTCTGTAGGTTTGACTTCTTCTAAAATCCGGCGCAGAGTAGTACCATCTGTTAAGTCACCATAGTGAAGTAATAATTTTACCCCAGCTTTATGGGGGTCTTCATAAATATGATCAATGCGGTCTGTGTTAAAGGTGGAAGTGCGACGAATAATCCCATGAACTTCATAACCTTGTTCTAGTAAAAACTCGCTCAGATAAGAACCATCTTGACCTGTAATACCAGTAATCAACGCTCGTTTTTGTTGCGTCATACCCAATTATCCCTTGGTTTTGAAGTTGTAAAAGTTACAGATCATTTCAGCCAAATTAGCAAATCATGGCTAAAATTGCCTGATTGTAAATATACGAGTCTTAATTGCTAAGTAGGAAGGCACAAAAAAACCGTAGACGCGCAGCGGCTTGTCGGAGAGTAGTATGTAACGAAAAGTAAAATTGACCAAAACCTCTTCCCTATTGCATGAGTGCCTCTTGCCCTTCCGGTTCTCCAGTCAGACCCTGGGCAAAGGCGAAGCGCCTACATGGGGGAAACCACGCCACTTGCTTTATGCCGGGAAACCCGTTCACCGCAGTGGCTCCCCAAGACCACGCTGGTTCACCTCTTGCCTTGTCATAACGACAATTTCTAACACCCACCTACTTATCAAAACTTAAATGTAAACCAATATACTGAATAAAAAGCACTTTAACAAGTCAGTCTCTCATTATCTAAATCACAAATCTTATTATAATTTAATAATCCTTCTGAATCTTGTCCAAAACTGCATTGATTATTGATTTTTATAAAGATTCAATAAAATTTACAACAGGAGTCAGTAGTCAGTAGATAAGGAAAGCAGAAGAAAAAACTGAAAGAACTTAATGTTTGCTCCTAAACTCCTGATAACCCAGCGTGGCGTAAGCCATACTCCTAAACGTCTGAACTCCTGAACTCCTATTCTCAAACAGCAACTTACGTTAATATGCCCCGTTATTTTTAGGTATGATGACTACATCAATGGTTTTCAAAATGATCCCTAAATCTAGCCAAAAATTCCTAAATTTGACGTAGTGCAAGTCGATTTGAACTCGTTGGGGGTAAGGAATATCATTCCGTCCAGACACTTGCCATAATCCAGTAATTCCCGGACGGATGGTTAAAATATGCTCGATGTGACAGCCATATTTTGGTAATTCTTCGGCTACTAAAGGGCGTGGTCCAACAACACTCATATCCCCTTTTAAGACATTCCAAAATTGGGGAAATTCGTCTAAACTCGTAATTCGCAGGAAGTGGCCGATTTTGGTAATTCGGGGGTCTTGTTTGAGTTTAAACGTGCTGGTAAATTCCTGGCGCAACTCTGGGGATGTTTCCATGATTTGGGCAAGCATTTCATCTGCATTGCTCACCATAGTGCGGAATTTAATACATTTAAATCGGCGATAGTTTTTACCAACCCGTTCTTGGACATAAAAGATTGGCCCTTTTGAACTGACAGCAATCAGTAAGGCCAAGATTATATATATTGGGAAAAACAAGATCAAAACCGACAGCGAAAATGCAATATCAAATAGTCGTTTGGCAAACTCTCCGTTTAAACCCTGAAAAACCAAACCTCTAGGTTGTATCTTAGGGGGTTTAGTTTTTTGACCACGTTTTGCTAAAGTACGCATTGAGGCAC
It encodes the following:
- a CDS encoding DUF2811 domain-containing protein; protein product: MNTKVSIFTEIPETLQESLKNYLETHPDWDQTRVLTAALSLFLLQNGDSDRCADRIYLETLFHEC
- a CDS encoding CPP1-like family protein, producing MSDQNPYEKLGVSEDASFDEIQDARNRLLEQHGGDVKYLELIEAAYDAILMERLRMRQEGKIKVPERIRFPEMRVQSPQKESPIPREQSPMWLQRMLDQPSLPEVLIQGSWYLGLSAITVFFPAASDQILQLALVVGVGISIYFLNRKENKFGRGVLLTLAGLIVGLIAGGLIATWVLQQMPFISVTKNQFSTVLTFILMWVISSFLR
- the gmd gene encoding GDP-mannose 4,6-dehydratase — its product is MTQQKRALITGITGQDGSYLSEFLLEQGYEVHGIIRRTSTFNTDRIDHIYEDPHKAGVKLLLHYGDLTDGTTLRRILEEVKPTEIYNLGAQSHVRVSFDSPEYTVDSVGMGTLRLLEAIRDYQQRTGIQVRFYQAGSSEMYGLVQAVPQSETTPFYPRSPYACAKVYAHWQTVNYRESYNLFACNGVLFNHESPRRGETFVTRKITRAVARIVAGKQKSIYMGNLDAKRDWGYAKDYVKAMWLMLQKDEPDDYVIATGETRSVREFLALAFGYVNLNWEDYVEFDQRYLRPAEVDLLIGDPTKAQQQLGWKPSVTFEELVSLMVEADLQALGYTSPNGNGSQQPPDIATIRQELGALHF
- a CDS encoding sugar transferase, giving the protein MTAQSSLLSGKRYPRKDASASMRTLAKRGQKTKPPKIQPRGLVFQGLNGEFAKRLFDIAFSLSVLILFFPIYIILALLIAVSSKGPIFYVQERVGKNYRRFKCIKFRTMVSNADEMLAQIMETSPELRQEFTSTFKLKQDPRITKIGHFLRITSLDEFPQFWNVLKGDMSVVGPRPLVAEELPKYGCHIEHILTIRPGITGLWQVSGRNDIPYPQRVQIDLHYVKFRNFWLDLGIILKTIDVVIIPKNNGAY
- a CDS encoding tyrosine-type recombinase/integrase; translation: MRPKEVEAMIKAAHSFGTHGVRDAAIILLMFRHGLSTAELVSLKWSQIDLNDGYIEIRRVKHGHDSIHPLRAPELSALRQIKRDYPETQYVFVSERKAPLSTRTIPHIIARAGELAGLNESVHPHQLRHACGYYLASQGHDTRAIQDYLGHKNIHHTVRYTQMSPQRFESFWTD
- a CDS encoding DNA-directed RNA polymerase subunit omega, producing the protein MLKRSKFETTQSQIMHRAEELISAASNRYRITVQVANRAKRRRYEDFENNEDAMMKPVLRAIIEMSDEMTQPEIIGEL
- a CDS encoding DUF4158 domain-containing protein — encoded protein: MASIERTAYPRFKRYYTANELDRTYTPTRIEIAFALKVTTWEDNYFNLLVLLKVFQRLGYFPQIADIPLTMIKHIRMALDLREDRSFSYQYPPTLSRHKKAIRSYFPLLWRFYKSHRSAFFRVFKSL
- a CDS encoding 5-formyltetrahydrofolate cyclo-ligase — translated: MQKVDSPLKKTELRRSLLKIRQYMTVPEWREKSDRISSQLQTSVIFNQATTILAYFSFRQEPDIGPLFSDSQRRWGFPRCVGKSLFWHLWQPDDMPQMGNYGIPEPHPEAPIINSAEVDLILVPSVACDRQGYRLGYGGGYYDRLLTSPTWAKIPTIGIVFDFAYLSQLPIDNWDKPLKGVVTETVVY
- a CDS encoding Tn3 family transposase; translated protein: MRLNFEICIFSYVAVELKSGDICVFNSEAYADYREQLLSWNDCQPLVEAYCQQLGFPTQAEDFVENLKNSLTQTASAVDLGYPNNTSVIISEQGELVLKSPLANRESASLKNLEALISAMPDRNLIDILRDVDYWTNFTRNFGPLSSSDSKLDRSTERYLLTTFTYGCNLGATQAARHMRGVITSRMLSFLNQRHISLRGFSGFESLFNQSDQAFGDYLIDLDAILPALEEKLNLGF
- a CDS encoding DUF1818 family protein, whose product is MQRVIKSGIGWRIGWNPDASEFKGLVGTDDWAIEFTELELNDFCRLFNQLADTMKHLATELMEQEKIACEAESDLLWMEVEGYPQSYSLHFILNTGRCVEGKWDPEAVPELLQATEMLKVF
- a CDS encoding GDP-L-fucose synthase family protein, giving the protein MTALELTNKRILVTGGSGFLGRQVIDQLCKAGADREKITVTRSYNCDLRVWENCQRAVDQQHIVIHLAAHVGGIGLNREKPAELFYDNLMMGVHLIHAAYQVGLEKFVCVGTICSYPKFTPVPFKEEDLWNGYPEETNAPYGVAKKALLVQLQSYRQQYGFNGIYLLPVNLYGPEDNFNPSSSHVIPALIRKVHEAQIQGEKQLPVWGDGSPTREFLYSTDAARGIVMGTQFFNESEPINLGTGDEISIRDLINLICELMEYEGEIVWETDKPNGQPRRCLDTEKAKEAFGFTAQVSFQEGLRNTIDWYRHNAV
- a CDS encoding response regulator transcription factor, which encodes MAAAKILVVDDDPAVRNLIQRFLIRQNYQVEAAEDGKAALALFEQFNPDLVILDVNLPDAIGFNLCQDMQSRNGVFVLMLTSRTDESDKIRGFSKGADDYLTKPFGLGELEVRVAAILRRQRVVTTAEQKRLIFEKLMIDPVRREVSFNNQPVPLTALEFDLLHFLASHPGRVWRRSELIQEVWDYEYVGDQRVVDVHIGQIRKKIEIDAGQPALIQTVRGVGYKFECPTQPQQDVKS